The Microbacterium natoriense genomic interval CGGCCTACCTGATCAACGCCGACGTGCACAGCGCATGGTTGAACACCGCGGCCCTCCGTCGCGAGGGTTTCATCGCGCCGGACGGAGTGCTGCGGGAGGAGGACGCCTTCGAGATCTCGCGGCGTCTCAACGCCGCCGACCCGCGCCGCGGAGACGACGCGGTGCGCGATGCGGGGGAGCGAGCAGCAGCGCGCGGCATCACGGGTCTGGTCGATTTCGACATGGCGTGGAACGCGGATGCCTGGCCTCGACGCGTCGCCGCGGGGTTCGCGGCCCATCGTGTCGAGTTCGCGATCTATCCCTTCGACCTCGACCGGGCCATCGCCGCGGGGCTCCGCACGGGAGACGAACATGCGAGCCCTCTGATCCATGTCGGCCCCCTCAAGATCATCTCCGACGGCTCGCTCGGCACTCGCACGGCGTCCTGTTCGCACCACTATCCCGGTGAGGACGACAACTTCGGCGTGATCAACGTGCCGCCCGCACAGCTCACAGACCTGCTCGTCACGGCGACCGGGGCGGGTCTCGCGGTGGCCGTCCACGCGATCGGCGACCGAGCGGTCACGGCCGCTCTCGACGCCTTCACCACGACAGGGGCGGTCGGGACGATCGAGCACGCGCAACTCGTGCGCCATGCCGATCTCGCGCGCTTCGCGCGCCTCGGAGTCGCCGCCAGTGTGCAGCCGCAGCATGCTCTGGACGACCGCGACCTCGTGGGTGTGCACTGGGCGGGACAGACGTCGATCGGCTACCCGCTCGGGTCGCTGCGCGATGCCGGTGCACGCCTCCTGTTCGGGTCGGATGCGCCGGTGGCGCCGCTTGATCCGTGGCAGGCGATCGGCGCCGCCGTCGAGCGCACAGATGACGACCGCGAGCCGTGGCATGCGGAAGAGCGCCTGACGGTCGATCAGGCGCTCATCGCGAGCACACGCACCTCGATCCGTCCGGGAGAGCCGGCCGACATCGTGCTGTGCGGTGCCGACCCGCTCCGCGCGCACGGCCCGGAGCTGCGACAGATGCCTGTGACCGCGACGCTCCTCACGGGGCGGATGACCCACGGCGCCTGATCGCGGCGTCGGGACGCACGAAGGGCGCAGGATCCGAAGATCCTGCGCCCTTCGACGACGACCGGGTCAGGCGGCGATGTGCGAGACGAGGAACCAGCGGTCCTTGTCGAGGCCGCGCTTGATCTCGATCGCGACGTCCTGGCTGGTGAGGTCGATCTCGTCGAGTCCGTCGATCGCTGCCTGCGTGTCGGCGAGGATGGCGTCGATGTCGGAGATGACGGCGCGGATCACGTCGTCGGACTGGGCGAAGCCCGCGGGAACCGCAGTCGCGCCGGCCTTCTCCGCGACGGTGCTGAGGCGAGCGTCGATCGGCAGGCCGAGAGCAACGATGCGCTCTGCGGCGGTGTCGGCGAAGTCGCCCGCATGAGCGACGATCGTGTCGAGGAGTTCATGGACTCCGACGAAGTTCGCTCCGCGGACGTGCCAGTGGGCCTGCTTGCCGTTGACGGTCAGGGCTTCGAGGCCGAGGACGAGGGGGGAGAGGAACTGCGCGGCGGCTGCGGCGACGGTGGGGTCGCTGGCGGTGGTCGAAACGGTCTGTGCCTTGCTCATCTTGGGCTCCTCCGGAGTGGTCTGATCGGTCGTGTTGAAGACAACGCTACTCAGCCTGGAACATTCCGCAAGCAAGCACAGGCTGGGCTTACCGGCCGTGAAACCCGCGGAAACACAGGGGACTGAGGGTAGTCTCGCCTTATGAGCATCGCCGCCGGAGCATCCGTCCTGACCTTGCCGAATCGTGTGCCGTCGATAGCCGCCGACGCCTTCGTCGCCGAGGGCGCGCGCATCGTCGGCGACGTCTCGGTCGCTGACGGCGCGAGCGTCTGGTACAACGCCGTGCTCCGCGGAGATTCGGCCGGAATCACGATTGGTGCGGGCAGCAACGTGCAGGACAACGCGTCGGTGCACGTGGATGCCGAGCACCCCGTGGTGGTCGGGGAGAAGGTGTCGATCGGCCACAACGCCGTCGTGCACGGGTGCACGATCGGCGACGGCTCGCTGATCGGCATGGGCTCCGTCGTCCTCAGCGGAGCGGTGGTCGGTGCAGGCTGTCTTGTCGCGGGCGGAGCGGTCGTGCTCGGAGGCACAGAGATTCCTGACGGTTCGCTGGTCGCAGGAGTGCCCGCGAAGGTGCGTCGAACGCTCAGCGACGAGGAGCGCGCGGGTCTCATCGCGAATGCTGACATCTACCTCGGGCACACGCAGACCCACACTCAGGCGACTCCCGTCTGAGCGGGAGCGCCCGCTAGGCTGGAGGGGTACGGGGCGGTGGCCAAGCTGGTTAAGGCAGTGGGCTCATAACCCAACGATTCGCGGGTTCAAGTCCCGCCCGCCCTACTTGAGAACGCTCTGGATCAGGCATAGGACCGCGCCTGGATACTACGACCAGCCATAGTCGAGCGTGGTGCGAGCATTCCTCGACGAGCACCCCTATTTGCCCGCAGTCCGTAACCGGATAGGTGAATGGGCGACGCCTCTGACCTGCGCCCGCGGCGGCAACGGCATCGCCGCGTCCAGTCGCGGCCGGTACATGCTTCCGGTCGCTTCTCCCGGTTGAGCATTCCCACCCGATCGGGTGGGAATGCTCCCGCACGCCGTACCGTTCTCTCCCGCGCCTGGCGGCCGGAGCGCCCAGATGCAGCAGAATCGCGCTACCCGAAAGGTGGGGGAGGCCTACAGGACCGGTTTGAACTGTGATTACCTGATGTCATTCCTGGCCCGCCGGGTCGTGTCGGCGACGAGTGCGAACGCGGTCCCGTCGCCTCGGCGACCGCCATTGCGACTGAGATGAAGGTCGGAGACACCGAGGCGGATCACATGAACCGGAACCCGAATTATCCTGAACCGTCGGCGGCGGGCGCGCGTCTCGTGCTGTTCGACTCCGCCGATCCTTCTCTCACCGCAGGACGCCGTGAACGGCGCTCACGAATCCTCGCGATGCGGCCGACCGACACCGCATTGCATCCGCTCGTCGAGCGCGCGCGATCGTTCCCGCCGCTCGGCGCCCACTGGGAGTACCTGCGACGCGACGGCGTGTCGCTTCTGGTGCGCGCAAGAGACTCCGCGGATGCGGAGGATGCGCGATGGGATGCGACGCGGATATTCAGCGCGATCTCCGAACTGCAGGTAGTGTACGTGCGCGATCAGCGGTCGGGACACCTCGGATGGTGGCTGGCGAACGATCGGGAGCCGGTTATCGTCTCGCCCCGGATCTGGCTCGGTTCTCAGCGGACAGGACTGCAGGCTCATGTGAAGCTCGCCCTCGGCTCCCTCGCCGAGCCGAAGGCGTGGGGAGAGTACTCGGCCGTGCCGCGCGACTGATCTCGCCGGTCAACCCGCCGGGTTCAACCCGCGAGACGACACCCAGATCGCGAGCTGCGTCCTGTTGCCCGCTCCCGTCTTGTCGAGCATGTTCCCGACGTGCCACTTCACCGTGTTCACATTCATGTGCAACTGACCTGCGATCTCGCTGTTCGTGCGTCCGGTGATGATCAACGCGACGATCTCGAGCTCGCGATCCGTGAGGGTCGTCGACACGCTCCGATCGTTCTCATGACGGTCCTTCTCCGCCGTCACCGATGTGCGGCTTCTCCTCGCCCGTGCACCCCCACGGGCGTAGTCCGCCAGGAAGCGCTCCCGGATGCGCGGTGACTGGAGGGCGTTCGCGTTGACGGCCGCGCGGAGCGCTGCCGGGATGTCGCCGGGGTTCTTCTTCAGCAGGAAGCCGACGGCGCCTCGTTCATACGCACCGTAGAGATACTCGTCGAGATGGAAGGTGGTGAGCGCGACGACGGGGATCGGATGCGCGACGCCGATTCCGCTGATGGCCTCGATCGCGTCGAGTCCGTCGCCTCCCGGCATCCGCAGATCCATCAGCACCACATCAGGTCTGAGTTCGCGGGCGAGGCTGACGGCGTCGATGCCGTTGGACGCTTCTCCCACGACGCGGATGTCGGTGGTCGTGTCCAGCAGCGTCCGCACGCTCTTGCGGACGGCGCGTGCATCGTCGACGAGGAGGGTCCGGATCATGCGCTGATCCCTTCGTCTGCTCGGGATGCCGCGGTATGCGGCGATGACGTGCGGGAGTCCCCGCGGCCGGGGTGCGGCAGGAGCGCCTGCACGGCCCACCCCCCGGCGTTCCGAGGGCCCGTGCGCAGGCTCCCGCCCGCTGCGACCAGGCGATCGCGGAGCCCCACGATACCCAGCCGGAGTCCTTGGCGCACGCTCTCCTGTCCCGTCACCTCGACGGACGGCGGAGGTGCGTCGTTCTCGATCCGCAGCAGGAGGCTCTCCCCGTCATCGTTGAGGAGAACCGATACACGTGCTCCGGCCGCGTGCTTGCGCGCGTTGTTCAGGGCTTCCTGGACGACGCGGTACGCCGTGTGGCTGCGCACGGGGCCGAGTCGCTGGTCGATCTCTGCCACGTCGGGATTCACCTCCAGGAGCACGTCCATCCCCGTGGTCCGCGCATACTCGTTCACGAGCAGCGGCAGCTCGCCGAGATCATGCTGCCCCGGTCGGAAACCCGGCTGATGGGCGCCGGGCGTCGTCCGATCCTCCTGCTGCAGACTTCCCAACATCCGCTCATAGCCCTGGTACAGGGCGCGTCCGTCGGCCGAGATCTGCGCGATCAGGGGTGCGAGATCCGCGGGCAGTGGTACCTCCCTCGCCGCGGTGCTGAGTGTGATGATCGCGGTGAGATGGGCGGACGAAGTGTCGTGGAGCTCATGCGCGAGCGTCCGACGCTCGGCCGAGACCGCCTCGGCGGTGCGGCCGGCCTCGCCGCTGACGACCTGGTGGCTGAGGTCGGCGATCCGCTCAGCCCGGTCCCGCAGCTGCGCGTACCACGCGCCGGTGAGCGCGGGAAGGGCGACCGTGCCCACGGCGACCAGAGCGCCCGAGATGAGGTTCGAGGCAGTCGGTGCGCGGAGCGCGGCTCCCTCCAGCGGGGACAGGGCGACGCCGAAGAGCACCAGGAGACTCCCTATCCCGACGAGACCCGCCCGTACAGCGCCGGTCCTCTCCGCGGCGAGCCCGAAGACGGCCAGCATCGTGCCGGGCTGCGCGGAGAGCGCATCCGGACCGCTCACCACGACCGCCAGCTGCCAGAGGAACAGCGAGGCCACCACGGTGCCCACAGGCTGCCGACGCCACCACACGAGCCAGAGCGCCTGAACCGTGATGAGAGTCGCCGCGGTGACGAGCCTCCACGCGGCGACCGGGTCGGCCGATGGGTGCCTCTCCGAGTGGAGCCATAGCGCGACGAGGTAGCTCCCGAGATTGCCCGCGACCGCGACAGGGACGACCACGGCGACGAGCGTCCTCGCCGTTCTCGCGCTGCCTTCACCCGCTTCGCCTCGTCCTGCCATCTCGACCAGAGCACCGTCCGTTCGGGTAATCTTCCTCGCATCAATCGTGGCCTCCGCGAGCGCCTCCGTGGGCGTCGGGATGACGCCGCATGACAGTGATCGCGGTGGATCCCCTGCAATTCCGCGGATTCCGACGCGGGGGACACCAACTGTTCATTTCGATGTCTCCTCACGTCCGCCTTCGGCGGGCTTGGGAGTGCGCAGTCGCACGCCTCAGGATGCAGACATGACGTCGAAAGAGGAGCAGCGCGGACTCCCGGGAGGAGCGACAGAGCACAGCTCTACGTCGACTTCTCTCCGCGACGGCTCGATCGCCGAGCTCGACGACGCGCGCCGGATCATCAGCGATCTCGGGCTGGAGGGCTCCGCCGCCCCCCGCGGGGCCCGAGTCGACCCCCGTCGGGCGCTGACCAGCCGGCGCGGGTTCGGTGACAACCTCTTCCGGGTCGGCGCCCACGGCGGCGGCATCCTGGTGCTGACGATCATGACGCTGGTGGGGCTGTTCCTGCTGCTTCGGGGATTCGAGGCGATCGACGATGCCGGATGGCGCTTCCTCACCACCCAGCGATGGGAGCCGAACTCCGGTGACTTCGGCATAGCTGCTGTGCTCTTCGGGACGGTCACGATCGCGGGGATCGCGATCGTGTTCGCCATCCCCCTCGCGGTCGGCACCGCCACCTACATCTCCGAATACGCTCCGGGCCCCGTGAAGCAGGGACTCATCGGGGTCGTCGACCTGATGGCCGCGATCCCCTCGGTGGTGTACGGACTCTGGGGGATGTTCTGGCTCGAGGGGCAGGTGCTCCCCGTTGCGCAGTGGATCAGCACTTATCTCGGTTGGATCCCCATCTTCTCGGTTCCTGCCTTCGACGCCGACGACCCGCTCGCGACGCCGACGCTGTTTACCGCGAGTGCGTTCCTGGCGGGGCTCGTCGTGGCGATGATGGTCGCCCCGATCGCCGCCTCGATCATGCGGGAGGTGTTCTCCCAGGCCCCGGTGGGCGAGCGCGAAGGCGCCCTCGCGCTGGGGGCGTCGAAGTGGGGCATGATCCGTGCCGTGGTGTACCCCTTCGGGCGAGGCGGGATGATCGGCGGGATCATGCTCGGGCTGGGGAGAGCTCTCGGCGAGACCATCGCGGTGTACCTGGTCATCTCGCCCGTCTTCGTCATCAACTGGCATGTGCTCGCGACCGGCACGAACTCGATCAGCTCCCTCATCGCGCTGCGCTACGGCGAGGCATCCGAGTTCGAGCTGTCCGCTCTGATGGCCGCCGGACTCGTGCTGTTCCTGTGCACGCTCATCGTCAACGTGATCGCGGGATTCGTGATCTCGCGATCGCGATCCGGATCGTCGAGCTGAGGACGCCATGAGTGAGCAGATCATCACCGACCGTGTACGTCGCCGCGCCACCCTGCCCGGCAGGGTCACCCGCACCCAGGTGCCAGGCAAGGACGGGCGTCTGCCCCATCGGACGAGTCCCCGTGAACGCAGGAACCTCGCGGCGATCCGTCGGGAGGACGTGCTGCGCCTCGTCGGCGCCGCCGCCGCAGCGATCGCGACGACCGCGTGGGCGGGAACGCAGGTCCTGCCGCTGCAGGGTCCCCTCGCCTTCGTGCTCGTCGCCTACGCTCTCTTCCTCGCCTTCTTCCTCCTCCTCGTCAGCTTCGACGACGGTCGCGTCGCGGTCTGGGATCGATTCGCGGCGGTCGTGATCCATTCGGCCGCGGTGGTGCTCCTGCTCGCCCTCTCCGTCGTGGTCGTGTTCACCCTGGTGCGCGGCGCCGACGCCTTCCTGAAGCCGAATTTCTGGGTCGAGGACCTCTCGCTCGCCGGGCCGCTCGATCCGCTGACCGCCGGTGGCATGGCACACGCCGCGCTCGGAACTCTCATGATGATCGGGCTTTCGCTGTCCATCGCTATCCCTCTCGGCCTGCTCTGCGCCGTGTTCCTCGCGGAGTTCCCCTCCCCGTTCGCCACCATCGTGCGCACCGTCACCGAGGCGATGACCGCGCTACCCAGCATCGTCTGCGGACTCTTCATCTACGCGACCTACATCCTCCTGTTCGGCTTCGACAAGTCGGGTTTCGCCGCGTCTCTCGCGATCACGATCATGATCCTTCCGATCATCATCCGCTCCGCCGACGTCGTGCTCAGGCTGGTTCCGGCCACGCTGAAGGAGGCGTCGCTCGCGATGGGCTCGTCGCAGTGGCGGACGATCTGGCACGTCGTCCTGCCGACCAGCAAGTCGGGGTTGATGACCGCGATCGTGCTCGGGACGGCGCGAGGAATAGGCGAGACCAGCCCGGTGCTGCTGACCGCCGGATACACCACGTTCTTCAACGCGAACCCGTTCTCCGGACCGATGGTGTCTCTCCCCTTTGCGACCTTCACGCTCGTGAAGTCGCCGGAGCCGACGCAGATCGCTCGAGGATTCGGCGCGGCCGCCGTTCTGATGGTGCTGGTCTTCGTGCTGTTCCTCCTCGCCCGCCTGGTCGGGGGCAAGGGGGCCGGAGTGCTCTCGGCGCGCGGCCTGACCAGGGCGCGCGCGGCGTCGGCGCGGATCGCCCGCCGATTCGACGCCGTGGACGGCTCCCCGGACGCGCCGGTCACAGACGAAGCGTCGACGGATCGATTTTCGAGGAGCAGAAGATGAACGCCCGACCCTCCCTGCGCACCTGGCACCCTGCCCGCATCGCTGTCGCGCTCGTCGGCGTCGTGCTTCTCATCGTCGGAGTATTCGGCGGACTGGCGCCGGCGCAGGCTGCGGGAAGCACATGTGCACCGTCCACGGGCGGAGTGTGCGCTCCCATCAAGGGTGAAGGATCCACCTGGTCGGCGAACGCCCTTCAGCAGTGGATCCGCAACGTCTACGCCAACTACCAGTGGACGATCACCTACTCCGAGTCCGGTTCGACTCAGGGGCGCAACTCGTTCGCCAACGGGACCGCGCACTACGGCGTCAGCGAGATTCCTTACGGCATCGCGAACAGCAACGAAGCAGACACACCGCCCAACCGTGGATTCGCGTACATGCCCATCGTCGCCGGCGGCACCGCGTTCATGTACAACCTGCAGATCGGCGGCAAGCGGGTGACCAACCTGCGACTCTCGGGTGAGGTACTCGCGATGATCTTCACCGGCGAGATCACGGTGTGGAACGACCCGGCCATCCTCGCGGACAACCCGGCGTTGGCTCTCCCCGCGATCCCCATCGTCCCCGTCGTGCGCTCGGACGGATCGGGGACGAGCGCGCAGTTCACGATCTGGATGCGGCAGCAGCACCCCGCGATCTGGGATGCGTACTGCGGCAAGGTCGGACGGCCGTTCGTGAACGGCCACTGCGGTGTGACCAGCAACTATCCGACCGTGGCAGGCAGCGGCTTCGTCTCGAAGTCCGGAGCGAACGGAGTCGCCGGGTACGTCGCGCAGGGGGCGGCGGTGGGGTCGATCACGTTCGTCGAATACTCCTATGCGCTCAACAGCGGCTTCCCCGTCGTCAAGATGCTCAACAGCGCCGGGTACTACACCGAGCCGACCGCATCCAACGTCGCCGTCGCGCTGCTGCGCGCCGTCATCAACAACGATCCGTCATCGCAGAACTACCTCACCCAGGACCTCACCAACGTGTACGCAGACACCGATCCCCGCAACTATCCACTCTCGAGCTACTCATACATCATCCTTCCGACCAAGGTCGAGTCCGGGTTCACGGAGGACAACGGGCGCACGCTGTCGGCGTTCACGTCGTACTTCCTGTGCGAGGGGCAGCAGCAGGCGGAGACCCTGGGGTACTCGCCGCTGCCCGTCAACCTCGTGAAGGGCGGGCAGACCCGCATCCAGCTCATCCCGGGGAGGGACCCGGCGATCACCGACTTCACCATCGCCAGCTGCAACAACCCCACTCTCGACCCGAGCGACCCGAACGGTAACGCCCTCGCGAAGGCGGCTCCGTTCCCCGCGGACTGCGACCGCAAGGGCCCCGTCCAGTGCACGACGGGAACGGGAGGGGCGAAGGGCACCGACACTGCTACGGGCGGATCCGCTGGGGCGGACGCGGGGCCCGCGGACGCGGGGGGAGCGGGCGAAACAGGAGAGTCGGTCGACGAGGACACGATCGCCACGGGCGGTGCGCTCACACTCGTGAACGCGAGCCCGCAGTCGCTCCCCGCGAGCCGTCCTGGCCCTCTGCCCGCACTCGGGACGCTCAGTGCCGGGGCGGGAGTGCTCGCCGCAGCGATGCTGCCGCCGCTTCTGGGAAGGCGTGGCAGGCGGACGATGCTCCCCCCGACGATCGCCGCGAGCGGAGGTCGGCGATGACTCGTCTCCGGGTTTCTCGGCGCGTCACCGCGCTGGCCGTCATCGCAGGCAGCGTGCTCGGCCCGTTCTACGGCGTCTCCGTCGTTCCAGGTGCCGTCGCCGCGACGGGTGAGGCGGATTCGTCGATCACCGTGGCCTGGGCGAGCGGGGAGGTGGCCGTCGGTTCCGCAGCCACCGCGACGGCGGCGGAGGTGCGGGCAGCGCAGCCAAATCACGCGGCCCTTACGAGCGACGGAAACGCGGCGGATGCCGGTTCCGGACACTGGGACGACTTCCGCGACCTCTCCGTCTCGGTCGACACGACCACGGGGCTCGGCGACCAGTCGATCTCCGTGACCGTCTCGGGCTTCAGCTCCGGAACGGACTATCTCGGCGGCGGATCCGCGATCGGCAACTACGTGCAGGCGATGCAGTGCTGGGGCGCCGATCCGAACGCGGCGGACTTCTGGGAGACGTGCCAGTTCGGCAGCCTGTCGAGGGCGACGAACGTGCAGAACGTCATCGGCCAGTACTCCAAGACCCGCGGCCAGGCAGACATCCCGGACGCTGTCACGGAGTCGACGTTCACCCCGTATCCGTTCCGCGCGGTCACCGGACAGGTGAGCGCTCCCGCGCTCAACGTCCAGCCGGGAGGGTCTCACGCGACCGTGAGCACCGACGGCCTCGAACCGTTCTTCACGTCGTCGAGCTCGAACGAGCTGGTGTTCCAGCCCGCGGATGCCGAGGGCAGGGCCGTCTTCGGATTCGCGACGCAGTCCGCGGTCACGCAGCCTTATCTCGGATGCGGGGATGCTGCGGGCGAGCGCTGCTGGCTCGTCATCGTTCCCCGCGGCCAGCACTCCGGTGTGCGCCCGGAGAGTGCGGAGATCACGGAGATCTGCGACACCGACAACGGCCACGTCTTCGGGCAGAAGACCAGCCGTCAGGAGGGGTCGCCGGTCGCCCCCGACTGCTCGTTCTTCGACGATCGGATCGTGATCCCGCTCGACTTCGATGCCACCCGCCCTGCGTGCGCGGCCGGGGCCAGAGAGAGGCGCGCGGCCGGCAGCGAGTTCATCGCCGACGCCTACTCGTCATGGCAGCAGGCTCTCTGCGCCGACACCGGCACCGCCTACAGTCTGAACACCAACAGCGGAAACCTCACCAGGGAACAGCTCCTCACCGGGCAGGCCAAGCTGGCCATCGTCTCCCGGCGGCTCGCCTCGGGCACCATCGGCGCCGCCGACCCCGGACTGCTCACGGATGCCGACATCGTCTACGCTCCGCTCGCCAACACGGGCCTGGTCTTCGCCTTCACCTTCACGACGCCGACCCGCATCCACGACGAGCTGAAGCTCACGCCCCGCCTGATCGCCAAACTGCTCACGCAGTCGTACGAGGCGGACATCCCGTTCGCAGGAAGCGGCGCCGGCGCCGCCTCTGTGAGCAGGGACAAGCTCGACAATCCGCCATCGCTCCAGCAGGATCCGGAGTGGGCGGCTCTCAAGAACCCGGGGTTCAACCAGGTGAGCCCGCAGCTCATCGTCGTGGGGCCGCAGGGTGACGACGCCATCGCCCTGCTGTGGGAGTACCTCCGCAGCGATGCGGACGCACGGGCGTTCCTGAACGGCGAACCCGATCCCTGGGGCATGCGGATCAACCCCTACTACCTGCCGTCCGCGAACCCCGACGCCCTCGACGGCGGCTTCGACCTGTTCGCCGACTCTCTCGACACCTTCCCCAAGGCGGACCGCAGCGTCGCACCTGAGGCCGCCGAGGCGGAGAGCGCGTTCCTGGGTCAGACCATCGACTCGACGTCGTTCAGCCCCTACTCGGGCAGCTTCGAGGCCAACGCCTCCCGCGTGGTCAGGGTCGATGCAGGACAGGCGAACCAGTGGGACAGGGATCGCGGGCGCTGGTCGGCGCCCTCTCCGCCTCTCGCCAACAGCGAGCGCTTCGCGATGGGGGTCGCCACTGCGCCCGATGCCGCGGACTACAATCTGGCGTCGGCGAGCATCGCCCTTCCCGTCGCCCAGATCACGGATGCCGGAACCGTTCTCGAGGCCCGCACGTTCATCGCGCCCTCCGACGAGACGCTCGCCGCCGCGGTGGCCGGCGCCGGGTACGACCCGGTCGGCGGAGGCGCGACGGACTTCTCCGCGCTCCCCGGGGACGCCTACCCGCTCACACTGACGCTCTATGCGGCGGCGAATCGTGCGGACACCGGTCTCGACGACGCCGCCAGGGCCGACTACTCGGCGCTCCTCACCTACGCCGGCGGAGCCGGGCAGGAGCGAGGGGAGCGGCCAGGTCAGCTGCCGGAGGGATACGTCCCGCTCACCGACGCGCAGCGGGTGGCCACGGCGGATGCCGCGGCGCGGATACTCACCCGCCCGCCGCAGGAGCCCGTCGAGGTTCCACCAGGTGCCGCGGCGGCGGCGGTCGCCCCTCCGATGTCGGCATCCGCCGCCCCGACGGGGGGCGGGCAGGTCACGGCCACCGCTGCGACCGCCTCCGAGGCGACCGGCGCATTCGCCGGGTCGATCGCGCTGGGCGGAGGGCTCGTCGCCGGTCTCGCCGGCCTCGCGTCCTCACCGTTCCTGCTGCGTCGTCGCGCGCTGGGGGGATGACGGAACCGCGCACCGCAGCACGCACGACAACTCCACAAGGCTTCTCAGAGGGCGAAGTGTCGCCCGCCCGAAGAGAGGGACCCCCGCCACCGGGTTAGCGCGTGGTGACGGGGGCCTATGCAACAGAGCGACACAATACCACACTGGAAAGTGAGGATCATCATGTCCATCTCTCGCAAGGCGCTCCTCGGCGCCATCGCCACCGCAACGGTGGCGGGTCTCGCATTCGGCGTCGCGCCGGCCGCCAGCGCCAACCCGGCACCGGGAACCAACCCCGTGGTCGACCTGTTCGGCTCCGACACGACCCAGGACGTGTCGAACGGCTTCGCGTCGGTCATCACGAACGGCTCCGGCCAGCCGCTCATCGCCTCGTACGACGCCACGTCGGCGGGGACCTCGGTCACGCCCGGCGAGGTCTCGCCGCTGGTGACGGTGCCCGTCGCGAACGGCTCCGGACAGGGCAAGACGCTCCTGACCGCCGCCATCAACGGCACCTCCGTCTCGCTGACCAACGGCGGCACCACCCTCACCTCGTCCGGCGCACTCAGCCGCGACGACGTCGAGGTCGCCCGGTCGTCGAGCGCGGGCACGTGGCACTTCGCGGGAACGTACGCGTACGTCCCGTTCGCCGTCGACGCCGTCACCTACGTCACCGCACCGTCGACGTCCGTGCCGAACGGCATCCCGCTGGGCACGACCGTCGGGCAGGACACCGACGGCGACGGCATCCGCGACCTGACGCTGAAGAACATCTACGGCTATGACCCGACCGCGGCGAGCGTGACCCTCGAGAACACGGCGAACACCACGTTCGTCGTGGGCAAGCAGGGCACCGGTGCAGCAATCGTCCCGTTCAAGCCGCAGGCGGGTTCGGGCACGCTGTCGTTCTGGCAGACCGCGATCGGCGGCGCCTACGCCAGCCGCGTCGCCGACACCTACACCGACGCCACGGGATCGCACAGTGTGCAGGAGCACGACG includes:
- a CDS encoding phosphate ABC transporter substrate-binding protein PstS, giving the protein MNARPSLRTWHPARIAVALVGVVLLIVGVFGGLAPAQAAGSTCAPSTGGVCAPIKGEGSTWSANALQQWIRNVYANYQWTITYSESGSTQGRNSFANGTAHYGVSEIPYGIANSNEADTPPNRGFAYMPIVAGGTAFMYNLQIGGKRVTNLRLSGEVLAMIFTGEITVWNDPAILADNPALALPAIPIVPVVRSDGSGTSAQFTIWMRQQHPAIWDAYCGKVGRPFVNGHCGVTSNYPTVAGSGFVSKSGANGVAGYVAQGAAVGSITFVEYSYALNSGFPVVKMLNSAGYYTEPTASNVAVALLRAVINNDPSSQNYLTQDLTNVYADTDPRNYPLSSYSYIILPTKVESGFTEDNGRTLSAFTSYFLCEGQQQAETLGYSPLPVNLVKGGQTRIQLIPGRDPAITDFTIASCNNPTLDPSDPNGNALAKAAPFPADCDRKGPVQCTTGTGGAKGTDTATGGSAGADAGPADAGGAGETGESVDEDTIATGGALTLVNASPQSLPASRPGPLPALGTLSAGAGVLAAAMLPPLLGRRGRRTMLPPTIAASGGRR